In Brachypodium distachyon strain Bd21 chromosome 2, Brachypodium_distachyon_v3.0, whole genome shotgun sequence, one genomic interval encodes:
- the LOC100846919 gene encoding uncharacterized protein LOC100846919: protein MVNLVEAQKPLLHFLVRRAGLRQHTVDVDGAGTVISFWVPKDKLPKNKATVREITPEAAAAPVTNTKKQRETRASKQEARPAVVLVHGFAAEGIVTWQFQAGVLAKKYDVYIPDLLYFGGSTSPSADRSPGFQAECLVAALGKLGVERCTVVGFSYGGMVAFKMAESRPDLVRSLVVSGSVVAMTDSISSVTLDRIGVKSSSELLLPDSVKGLKALLSIATHRKLWFPDRIHKDYLQVMFTNRKERAELLEGLVVSNKDATVPVLPQKILLLWGENDNIFNIELAKTMKEQLGEKTTLQSIDKAGHLVHLERPCVYNRRLKEFLAYVNDEAPKEKV from the exons ATGGTGAACCTGGTGGAGGCGCAGAAGCCGCTGCTGCACTTCCTGGTGAGGCGTGCCGGGCTCCGGCAGCACACGGTGGACGTGGATGGCGCCGGCACGGTGATCAGCTTCTGGGTGCCCAAGGACAAGCTCCCCAAGAACAAGGCCACCGTGCGCGAGATCACGCCCGAAGCCGCCGCTGCACCCGTGACCAACACCAAGAAGCAGCGCGAGACGAGAGCCAGCAAGCAGGAAGCGAGGCCCGCCGTCGTGCTCGTCCACGGCTTCGCCGCCGAAGGCATTGTCACGTGGCAGTTCcag GCTGGTGTGCTGGCGAAGAAGTACGACGTGTACATCCCGGACCTGCTGTACTTCGGCGGGTCGACGTCGCCGTCGGCGGACCGGTCGCCGGGGTTCCAGGCGGAGTGCCTTGTggcggcgctggggaagctggGCGTGGAGCGGTGCACGGTGGTGGGGTTCAGCTACGGCGGGATGGTGGCGTTCAAGATGGCCGAGTCGCGGCCGGACCTCGTGCGGTCGCTCGTCGTGTCGGGCTCCGTCGTCGCCATGACCGACTCCATCAGCTCCGTCACGCTCGACCGGATCGGCGTCAAGTCCTCCtccgagctgctgctgccggacTCCGTCAAGGGCCTCAAGGCGCTGCTCTCCATCGCCACCCACAGGAAGCTCTGGTTCCCTGACCGCATCCACAAGGACTACCTCCAG GTGATGTTCACCAACCGCAAGGAAAGAGCCGAGCTGCTGGAAGGCTTGGTGGTCAGCAACAAAGACGCCACCGTGCCTGTTCTGCCACAG AAAATACTTCTACTGTGGGGAGAGAACGATAACATCTTCAACATAGAGCTCGCAAAGACAATGAAAGA GCAGCTCGGCGAGAAGACGACGCTTCAGAGCATAGACAAGGCGGGGCATCTCGTGCACCTGGAGAGGCCCTGCGTCTACAACCGACGCCTCAAGGAGTTCCTGGCGTACGTCAACGATGAAGCTCCCAAGGAGAAGGTGTAA